Proteins from a genomic interval of Niabella soli DSM 19437:
- a CDS encoding glycoside hydrolase family 2 protein, translating to MRVYLLVLAGFICNALAAQQKEIVYLSGTGSDHTVQWDFYCTGGRNSGHWTQIAVPSCWEQQGFGSYNYGRDYKTYGKNFRFADEKGIYRHAFSVPASWKGKEVYIVFEGSMTDTEVRINGQPAGATHRGAFYRFKYNITGKLKYGVSNKLEAEVSKMSSDVSVNNAERLADYWIFGGIFRPVYLEVVNKEFIDYVAVDAKADGLFRMQVFPKNISKPKTVTASIIDAKGAVIKTISQAIAAGDTVTTLQTQVKQPLQWTSETPNLYRVLVSLKEKNRTVYTMKERFGFRTIEVRHGDGIYINGVQVKMKGINRHCFWPETGRTLNDSVQLLDARLIKQMNMNAVRCSHYPPDQRFLELCDSMGLYVLDELAGWQKAYGTEAGKPLVREMVVKDLNHPSIIFWDNGNEGGTNKNLDAEFSRWDFSNRPVIHPHHRPGNAFNGIDCNHYEDYYSTKKNLEDSLIYMPTEYLHSQDDGGGGSAMYDFWNLHWKAKRSGGGFIWAMLDEGVVRTDMNNIVDADGLNANDGVLGPHRQKEGSFYALRAVFAPVRIELTELPENFKGAIEMENRYHFTDLNANTYKWELVRFKGPFDPAFTGYTVENSGTAQCPPIKPLQKGMLQLGLPADFKNYDALVLTATDGNGDEIYKWTWKIKTNAQLLDTVWGHEKRKNSVAENDSLITLKSDGLELTLNKSNGRIKSIQNKELGMDQLLFNNGPILVQGTSRVKGYAIKNERDDPSVVFSCDGNMKAFTWTMQSNGWVRLDYEYALNGSYPFAGISFNFPENYVLGAKWLGKGPYRQWKNRSWGIPVNVWKNFYNNTQTSYAPLVYPEFKGYYGAVTWMELNTVQGKFYVASKDDGLYVRLFNFYGLTGVKPFPELPVGDISFLDCIPPMGTKLALNQSTNTAVLGPGSELTKIDKPVKRSLYFYFGLPKISDTKEQYSRPKIDNVF from the coding sequence ATGAGAGTTTATTTACTTGTCTTAGCTGGATTTATTTGTAACGCGCTGGCGGCGCAACAAAAGGAGATCGTATACCTGTCCGGCACGGGCAGCGACCATACGGTGCAATGGGATTTTTATTGTACCGGCGGGCGTAACAGTGGCCACTGGACGCAGATTGCGGTGCCTTCCTGTTGGGAGCAACAGGGCTTTGGAAGTTATAATTACGGGCGTGATTATAAAACCTATGGGAAAAACTTTCGCTTTGCGGATGAAAAAGGGATCTACCGGCACGCTTTTAGTGTACCCGCTTCCTGGAAGGGCAAAGAAGTGTATATTGTTTTTGAAGGGAGCATGACGGATACGGAAGTCAGGATTAACGGCCAACCCGCGGGAGCCACACACCGCGGCGCTTTCTACAGGTTTAAATATAATATTACCGGCAAATTAAAATATGGAGTCAGTAATAAGCTGGAGGCTGAAGTGAGCAAGATGTCATCCGATGTATCTGTAAACAATGCGGAGCGCCTGGCCGACTATTGGATCTTTGGCGGTATTTTCCGGCCGGTATACCTGGAAGTGGTGAACAAAGAGTTTATTGATTATGTGGCTGTAGACGCCAAGGCTGACGGGCTATTCCGGATGCAGGTGTTCCCTAAAAATATTAGTAAACCTAAAACAGTAACGGCATCGATTATTGATGCAAAAGGCGCTGTTATTAAAACAATATCCCAGGCGATTGCGGCTGGTGATACCGTAACCACTCTGCAAACCCAGGTGAAGCAACCTTTGCAATGGACGAGCGAAACGCCTAATTTGTACCGGGTGCTCGTTTCCTTGAAAGAGAAGAATAGAACCGTTTATACAATGAAGGAACGGTTTGGTTTTCGCACTATTGAAGTGCGGCATGGCGATGGTATTTATATTAATGGCGTGCAGGTGAAAATGAAAGGGATCAACCGGCATTGCTTTTGGCCGGAAACGGGAAGAACGCTGAATGATAGCGTTCAGTTACTGGACGCACGGCTGATAAAACAAATGAACATGAATGCCGTTCGTTGCTCGCATTACCCGCCGGATCAACGCTTCCTGGAATTATGTGATTCCATGGGTTTGTATGTGCTGGATGAATTGGCCGGCTGGCAAAAAGCCTATGGAACGGAGGCCGGCAAACCACTGGTGAGGGAAATGGTAGTAAAAGATCTCAATCATCCGTCGATTATTTTCTGGGATAATGGTAATGAAGGTGGAACCAATAAGAATCTGGATGCAGAATTTTCCCGGTGGGATTTTTCCAACCGACCGGTGATTCATCCGCATCATAGGCCAGGTAACGCTTTTAACGGTATAGATTGTAATCACTACGAGGATTATTACAGTACTAAAAAAAATTTAGAGGACAGTTTGATCTATATGCCTACCGAATACCTGCACTCGCAGGATGATGGCGGCGGAGGTTCGGCCATGTATGATTTCTGGAACCTGCATTGGAAGGCAAAAAGAAGCGGCGGCGGTTTTATATGGGCAATGCTGGATGAAGGCGTGGTACGCACGGACATGAATAATATTGTGGATGCGGATGGACTGAATGCGAATGACGGTGTTTTGGGGCCCCACCGGCAGAAGGAAGGTAGTTTCTATGCCTTACGTGCGGTGTTCGCACCCGTCCGGATTGAGCTAACCGAATTGCCCGAAAACTTTAAAGGGGCCATCGAAATGGAAAACCGTTATCATTTTACGGATCTGAATGCGAATACCTATAAATGGGAGCTGGTGCGTTTTAAAGGCCCCTTTGATCCGGCGTTTACGGGCTATACGGTTGAAAACTCGGGAACCGCGCAATGCCCGCCGATCAAGCCTTTGCAGAAGGGAATGCTGCAGTTGGGGTTGCCGGCTGATTTTAAAAACTATGATGCGCTGGTGCTGACGGCCACAGACGGGAATGGCGATGAAATTTATAAATGGACCTGGAAGATAAAAACAAATGCGCAGCTCCTGGATACGGTTTGGGGCCATGAGAAAAGAAAGAACAGCGTTGCTGAGAATGATTCTTTAATTACACTGAAATCAGACGGGCTGGAGTTGACCTTAAATAAATCAAACGGCAGAATAAAATCCATCCAGAATAAAGAACTGGGAATGGATCAATTGTTGTTCAATAATGGTCCCATCCTTGTGCAGGGTACTTCCCGGGTGAAAGGCTATGCCATTAAAAATGAAAGGGATGACCCATCCGTGGTGTTTTCCTGCGACGGGAATATGAAAGCATTTACCTGGACGATGCAATCCAATGGCTGGGTGCGCCTGGATTATGAATACGCGCTGAATGGCTCCTATCCTTTTGCAGGCATTAGTTTTAACTTTCCGGAAAATTATGTTTTAGGTGCTAAATGGTTGGGAAAAGGGCCCTACCGCCAATGGAAGAACCGCTCCTGGGGCATACCGGTAAATGTCTGGAAGAATTTTTATAATAATACACAAACAAGTTATGCTCCATTAGTGTACCCGGAGTTTAAAGGATATTATGGTGCGGTTACGTGGATGGAGTTGAACACCGTTCAGGGTAAATTTTACGTGGCAAGTAAAGATGACGGGCTGTACGTGCGGCTGTTTAATTTTTATGGGCTTACGGGCGTAAAGCCTTTTCCGGAACTACCTGTGGGCGATATTTCGTTCCTGGATTGCATTCCGCCGATGGGCACTAAACTGGCGTTGAATCAAAGTACGAATACCGCTGTGTTAGGCCCGGGAAGTGAATTAACAAAAATTGACAAACCGGTCAAGCGATCCTTGTATTTTTATTTCGGGTTGCCGAAGATTTCAGATACAAAGGAGCAATACAGCCGGCCCAAGATCGATAATGTTTTTTAA
- a CDS encoding family 43 glycosylhydrolase, protein MATDFKYYNTIDIILKANIRLLLLLFVLHFGIAANAQAGTVPKPLYDDPIYHGAADPVVIYNKAKKKWWLFYTNRRATDTDSTVRWVHGTRIGIAESADGTTWRYLDTANINYRPDAGYTFWAPDITEYNGIYHMYVTYVPGTFADWNHPRRIIHLTSKDLLNWHYETTLDLSSEKVIDPAVFKSGDGHWYLWYNNEKDGKSIYYAESNDLYHWTDKGKAIATRGEGPKVFYWKNKYFMIVDVWKGMEVFSSNDLKNWERQTGRILELPGKGRDDQAIGGHCDVVVNDGKAYIIYFTHPGRSKDHPAAKGSFDDKRSVLQLAELHYENGTITCDRDEELAVKWKR, encoded by the coding sequence GTGGCTACCGATTTTAAATATTATAACACGATAGATATAATACTAAAGGCAAACATAAGGCTGCTATTGCTTTTGTTCGTTTTGCACTTCGGTATTGCAGCAAATGCCCAGGCCGGCACTGTTCCGAAACCCCTGTATGATGACCCCATTTATCACGGAGCGGCAGACCCGGTGGTTATTTATAATAAAGCAAAGAAAAAGTGGTGGCTGTTTTATACCAACCGGCGTGCAACCGACACTGATTCAACCGTTCGGTGGGTGCACGGTACCCGGATTGGTATTGCCGAAAGCGCAGATGGAACCACCTGGCGCTATCTGGATACGGCCAATATTAATTATCGTCCGGATGCCGGCTATACATTCTGGGCCCCGGATATTACGGAATATAACGGTATCTATCATATGTATGTTACCTATGTTCCCGGCACTTTTGCCGACTGGAATCATCCCCGCCGGATCATCCATCTTACCAGTAAAGACCTGCTGAACTGGCATTATGAGACTACATTGGATCTCTCAAGTGAAAAGGTGATTGATCCCGCTGTTTTTAAGTCGGGCGATGGGCATTGGTATCTGTGGTATAATAATGAAAAGGATGGCAAGAGTATTTATTATGCTGAAAGTAACGACCTGTATCACTGGACGGATAAAGGAAAGGCTATTGCCACAAGGGGAGAAGGGCCCAAAGTGTTTTACTGGAAAAACAAATACTTTATGATCGTGGATGTGTGGAAGGGAATGGAAGTCTTTTCCAGCAATGATTTAAAAAATTGGGAACGGCAGACCGGGCGGATACTGGAGTTGCCGGGAAAAGGCCGGGATGATCAGGCGATCGGCGGTCACTGTGATGTGGTAGTGAATGATGGTAAGGCTTATATTATTTATTTTACACATCCAGGCAGGAGTAAAGACCATCCGGCTGCGAAAGGATCGTTTGACGACAAACGAAGCGTGCTGCAATTAGCTGAATTGCATTATGAAAATGGAACGATTACCTGCGACAGAGATGAAGAGCTGGCGGTAAAATGGAAACGATAA
- a CDS encoding arylsulfatase — protein sequence MKFFAIFFASFLTLLIRLPTRLAAQTKPNIVLILADDLGYGDVGVYGQQKIKTPHIDALAKEGLRFTRFYCGTAVCAPSRSSLLTGQHTGHTPIRGNIGVKPEGQWPLPGNTVTIATLLKSAGYSTGCFGKWGLGFIGTSGDPLKQGFDRFYGYNCQTLAHDYFPDHLWNNEQRVELSNTHEKQTIYSAQLIHEQAMQFIRQHQRQPFFLLLAYTLPHAALQLPKDDTLYNYYKKLFNEKPVPVAEHWNGKGYEPQAYPHAAYAAMVGKLDAYVGEVQQQLKVLGLDKNTMILFASDNGPHREGGNDPAFFNSNGGLRGIKRDLYEGGIRSPFIAWWPGTIQAGTQSNQVGAFWDLLPTFAALAGIGMPANNDGISMLPTLLARGKQQQHDHLYWEFHEQNGKQAVLFKNWKGIRLNVSTNSSAPIELYDLEKDPAETVNVAAQHPDIVKEIDRFMKQDHVETPDFPLLEKAKKNH from the coding sequence ATGAAATTTTTTGCTATTTTTTTCGCTTCGTTTTTAACCCTGCTCATTAGGCTCCCTACCCGGTTGGCCGCACAAACAAAACCTAATATTGTTTTGATTCTCGCCGACGATCTGGGTTATGGCGATGTAGGGGTATACGGCCAGCAGAAAATTAAAACACCCCATATCGATGCGCTGGCAAAAGAAGGATTACGGTTTACCCGGTTTTATTGTGGTACGGCAGTTTGCGCGCCGTCGCGATCGTCATTGCTTACGGGCCAGCATACCGGGCATACGCCCATACGCGGCAATATTGGCGTAAAACCGGAAGGGCAGTGGCCGCTGCCCGGTAACACGGTTACGATAGCAACGCTTTTAAAATCGGCAGGATACAGTACCGGTTGTTTTGGTAAATGGGGGCTTGGTTTTATTGGTACCAGCGGAGACCCGCTGAAGCAGGGCTTCGACCGTTTTTATGGATACAATTGTCAAACCTTGGCTCATGATTATTTCCCGGATCATTTATGGAATAATGAACAGCGGGTGGAGTTGTCTAATACCCATGAAAAGCAAACAATCTATTCTGCACAACTTATTCATGAGCAGGCGATGCAATTTATCCGGCAGCACCAACGGCAGCCTTTTTTCTTACTGTTGGCGTATACACTGCCCCATGCGGCGCTGCAATTGCCTAAAGACGATACACTGTATAATTACTATAAGAAACTATTTAATGAAAAACCGGTGCCCGTTGCTGAGCACTGGAATGGTAAAGGCTACGAACCACAGGCCTATCCGCATGCCGCCTATGCCGCAATGGTGGGGAAACTGGATGCTTATGTGGGGGAGGTTCAACAGCAATTGAAAGTTTTAGGACTTGATAAGAATACAATGATCTTGTTTGCGAGTGATAACGGTCCGCACCGCGAAGGCGGTAACGACCCGGCTTTTTTCAACAGCAACGGAGGTCTGCGGGGAATAAAAAGAGATTTGTATGAGGGCGGGATCCGTTCACCGTTTATCGCCTGGTGGCCGGGCACGATTCAAGCCGGCACCCAATCCAACCAGGTAGGGGCCTTCTGGGATTTACTACCAACTTTCGCAGCGCTGGCGGGCATTGGCATGCCTGCAAACAACGATGGTATTTCAATGCTGCCTACCTTGCTAGCCAGGGGAAAACAGCAGCAACACGATCATTTATACTGGGAATTTCATGAACAGAACGGGAAACAGGCAGTTCTTTTCAAGAACTGGAAAGGGATACGGCTGAATGTTTCCACAAACAGCAGCGCACCTATTGAATTATATGATCTGGAAAAGGATCCCGCAGAAACAGTGAATGTTGCGGCGCAGCATCCCGATATCGTGAAGGAAATAGATCGCTTCATGAAGCAGGATCATGTAGAGACGCCAGACTTCCCGCTGCTGGAAAAAGCAAAAAAGAATCATTAG
- a CDS encoding glycoside hydrolase family 43 protein, with protein MFCYFKNNGQDGLHLAYSKDAWHWKALNNDQSFLKPAAGKDKLMRDPCVIKGPDGLFHMVWTVSWNEKGIGYASSKDLVHWSAQQYIPLMENEDALNCWAPEITYDEKSGQYMIYWATTIPGKFPATDSSGDGKYNHRIYYAFTKDFKNISKPELLYDKGFTVIDATIKQDGKKYILFLKDETKLPVPEKNIKIATSKSINKGYGAPSARITGDYWAEGPTVLKKGKQWIVYFDKYTAHKYGAVVSEDLKNWKDVSDQLEMPAGIRHGTVFTISQKEFDAWFGEQ; from the coding sequence ATGTTTTGCTATTTTAAAAACAATGGTCAGGATGGGCTACACCTGGCCTATAGTAAAGATGCTTGGCATTGGAAAGCGCTGAACAATGATCAGTCTTTTTTGAAACCCGCCGCAGGAAAGGATAAACTGATGCGCGACCCCTGTGTGATCAAAGGCCCGGATGGTTTGTTTCATATGGTGTGGACGGTGAGCTGGAATGAAAAAGGGATCGGTTATGCATCATCAAAAGACCTGGTACATTGGAGCGCCCAGCAATATATTCCGCTTATGGAAAATGAAGATGCCCTCAACTGCTGGGCTCCGGAAATTACCTATGATGAAAAGAGCGGGCAATACATGATCTACTGGGCGACGACCATCCCGGGGAAATTTCCTGCAACAGATTCTTCAGGAGACGGGAAGTATAATCATCGTATCTATTATGCGTTCACAAAAGACTTTAAAAATATTTCTAAGCCGGAGCTGTTGTATGATAAAGGATTTACGGTAATTGACGCTACGATCAAACAGGATGGGAAAAAGTATATTCTGTTTCTGAAAGATGAAACAAAGCTACCAGTGCCGGAAAAAAATATTAAAATAGCCACAAGCAAATCTATCAACAAAGGCTACGGCGCTCCTTCTGCGCGCATTACCGGCGATTATTGGGCAGAAGGGCCGACCGTTTTAAAAAAAGGGAAGCAATGGATCGTTTATTTTGATAAGTATACAGCGCACAAATACGGAGCGGTTGTATCGGAGGATCTGAAAAACTGGAAGGATGTGTCAGATCAACTTGAAATGCCCGCCGGGATACGGCACGGTACGGTGTTTACGATCAGCCAAAAAGAGTTTGATGCCTGGTTTGGGGAACAATAA
- a CDS encoding transposase, which yields MSYHQIFYQIIFATKNRCKTITEAHCEELYKYIWGIIKNKKCKLYRINGTEDHIHIFSDLHPSISLADYIYCEPLFDPFGAASSTYFYSHS from the coding sequence ATGAGCTACCATCAGATTTTCTACCAGATTATATTTGCTACTAAAAATCGCTGTAAAACCATTACTGAAGCGCATTGTGAGGAACTTTACAAATACATCTGGGGTATTATAAAGAATAAAAAATGTAAGCTCTATCGCATCAACGGCACAGAAGATCATATACATATTTTTTCAGACCTTCATCCCTCAATATCGCTTGCTGATTATATTTATTGTGAACCACTATTCGACCCTTTCGGGGCCGCGTCTTCTACGTATTTCTATTCCCACAGCTAA
- a CDS encoding rhamnogalacturonan acetylesterase produces MKRANARLAAFIVIVVLSSFAVYKAQKPVLYIIGDSTVKNGSGKGADQLWGWGSVINAFFDTSRISVVNKAIGGRSSRTFITEGRWEEILKNLKKGDYVLMQFGHNDSSPLDDTARARGTIKGIGDEHKDIYNPIRKVNETVYTYGHYMRQFVNDAKAKGAIPVICSPVPRDNFKEGKVARGNKDYGLWAKQVAEQTGAFFIDLNNRIADVYDQMGNEEVNKFFPKDHTHTNKEGAVVNARLVAAGVKDLSGCGLKKYLLKAQ; encoded by the coding sequence ATGAAAAGAGCAAATGCACGCCTGGCAGCCTTTATAGTAATTGTTGTATTGTCGTCTTTTGCTGTTTATAAAGCGCAAAAGCCGGTCTTGTATATTATCGGCGATTCAACAGTTAAGAATGGGAGTGGCAAAGGGGCGGATCAGCTATGGGGCTGGGGGAGTGTGATCAATGCCTTTTTCGACACCTCCCGGATCAGCGTTGTAAATAAAGCTATTGGTGGCCGTAGCAGCCGTACTTTTATAACGGAAGGCCGCTGGGAGGAAATTTTAAAAAACCTGAAAAAAGGCGATTATGTGTTGATGCAATTTGGGCATAACGACAGCAGCCCGCTGGATGATACCGCCCGGGCCAGGGGCACGATCAAAGGCATTGGTGATGAGCATAAGGATATTTATAACCCGATCAGGAAGGTAAATGAAACCGTGTATACCTACGGACACTATATGCGTCAGTTCGTGAATGATGCCAAAGCCAAAGGCGCGATCCCCGTTATTTGTTCTCCCGTTCCCCGGGATAATTTTAAGGAGGGTAAAGTAGCAAGGGGCAATAAGGATTACGGCTTGTGGGCAAAGCAGGTGGCCGAACAAACAGGCGCTTTTTTTATTGACCTGAACAACCGGATAGCAGATGTGTACGACCAGATGGGAAACGAAGAGGTAAATAAATTCTTTCCCAAAGACCATACGCATACGAATAAAGAAGGCGCGGTGGTCAATGCGCGTTTAGTCGCTGCAGGGGTGAAGGATCTTTCCGGGTGCGGTCTGAAGAAGTATCTTTTGAAAGCGCAGTAA
- a CDS encoding glycoside hydrolase family 88/105 protein — protein sequence MNYKPEIKKCGNYFFILLCMFPMGVQAQYVQGGGNDASTPLHLMKPDYVTPYGETTGKSVKAVLDRVFTYLDSVTPMQLINKETKAPVADLSKINTVCIFKPGDFRLISYEWGVTYTGMLEVAAATGDRRYKQYTVNRVNFIGDVVSGYKAIQKANVDATVPVRSVLEPHALDDAGAMAAAMIKAMAAGANTAVVRPMVDNYIRYIMTKEFRLKDGTFARNRPQPNTLWLDDLYMSLPALVQMGKLTHDKRYFVEALKQYRQFAERMFNPENNLYMHGWVQGMDPHPQFHWARANGWALLTKIELLDALPEDYPGRAFIIEQLKKHVAGLAKYQDKTGFWHQLIDRNDSYLETSATAIYAYCIARAINKGWLDAKAYGPMTLLAWNAVSTKVTARGQVEGVCVGTGMGFDPAFYYYRPVNNYAAHGYGPVLLAGAEMYRLLQLHPFKLNDSSVQMGQ from the coding sequence ATGAATTATAAACCAGAAATTAAAAAGTGCGGCAATTACTTTTTTATCCTGCTCTGTATGTTTCCAATGGGTGTACAGGCGCAATATGTGCAGGGAGGAGGCAATGATGCATCGACCCCGCTGCACCTGATGAAACCTGATTATGTTACCCCCTATGGGGAAACCACGGGAAAAAGCGTAAAAGCAGTGCTGGACCGGGTGTTCACTTATCTGGACAGCGTTACGCCCATGCAGTTGATCAATAAGGAGACCAAAGCGCCGGTGGCTGATCTTTCTAAGATAAACACTGTCTGCATTTTTAAGCCGGGAGATTTCAGGCTGATCAGTTACGAGTGGGGCGTTACCTATACGGGAATGCTGGAAGTGGCAGCGGCTACCGGGGACAGGCGCTACAAACAATATACGGTGAACCGGGTCAATTTTATAGGCGATGTTGTTAGCGGCTATAAAGCGATTCAAAAAGCTAACGTTGATGCAACGGTGCCCGTACGTTCCGTGTTGGAGCCACACGCCCTGGACGATGCGGGGGCTATGGCTGCTGCAATGATAAAAGCGATGGCTGCCGGCGCTAATACAGCGGTAGTGCGTCCGATGGTGGATAATTATATCCGCTACATCATGACCAAGGAATTCCGGTTGAAGGACGGAACCTTCGCCCGCAACCGGCCGCAGCCCAACACGCTTTGGCTGGATGATCTTTATATGAGCCTTCCCGCCCTGGTGCAAATGGGCAAGCTGACTCACGACAAAAGATATTTTGTTGAAGCGTTGAAACAATACCGGCAGTTTGCGGAGAGAATGTTTAACCCTGAAAATAATCTGTACATGCATGGATGGGTGCAGGGTATGGACCCGCATCCGCAATTTCATTGGGCAAGGGCCAACGGATGGGCCTTACTCACCAAAATAGAACTGTTGGATGCATTGCCTGAAGATTACCCCGGCAGGGCTTTTATTATAGAACAATTGAAAAAACATGTGGCCGGCCTGGCAAAATACCAGGATAAAACGGGTTTCTGGCATCAGTTGATCGATCGAAATGATTCCTATCTGGAAACCTCGGCTACCGCCATCTACGCCTATTGTATTGCACGGGCAATTAACAAAGGCTGGCTCGATGCCAAAGCCTATGGGCCGATGACCCTCCTGGCCTGGAATGCAGTATCCACAAAGGTTACAGCCCGCGGGCAGGTGGAAGGCGTTTGCGTAGGCACTGGGATGGGTTTTGATCCCGCATTCTATTATTACCGCCCGGTAAATAATTATGCAGCGCATGGTTACGGGCCCGTTCTGCTTGCAGGGGCCGAAATGTACCGGTTGTTGCAATTACATCCCTTTAAATTAAATGATAGTTCGGTGCAAATGGGACAATAG
- a CDS encoding family 43 glycosylhydrolase, with product MQKARNYYVISYKMLSLGFLVIYMCNAAKAQPLNIKNDVFWNTADGRPVYSQGGGIFKFIDPVTGKKKYYWYGAHYKEAAIYRQDPSVTLPGPTFLSVTCYSSVDLVNWTFEGDVLTRATLDSNMRTTWVGRLGVAYIPALKEYALFVQHGNQVLITVADAPNGPFSWYRRINMQAMIGTTNTGDQTVFTDEDTGKSYLIYSYGRGRNKIYVSEIGVKNGLIDLLDCTQVFKGASREGNCMFKYSGKYYMCASNIYGWDASDAYYMVADNIRGPYKPVDDMAVMEGCEQDYAHVTQTGFFVTVKGSKKETVVYCGDRWAEFAGNGLGYNQWFPLSFNKETPVFNSLSSWNLDAKTGEWTIGSNNNYVLNGSFEADRNHIPSHVKPVQTGLLGWHTVVTEGNIVSLDSSTSPVLNYFNTTADRKIVTGEKSLNITDKIPFKRKVYQLVGSRSKLPDGLYTLSAMTKGSNGFARLNMYADTGKKARRSDIQNENDTWKRIDIRHIAVTGGQVEIGFEADGAADAFCYVDDVSLTKE from the coding sequence ATGCAAAAAGCGCGTAATTATTATGTGATCAGTTACAAGATGCTGTCGTTGGGCTTCCTGGTTATATATATGTGTAATGCCGCTAAAGCGCAGCCGTTGAATATTAAGAATGATGTATTTTGGAATACGGCAGACGGGCGTCCCGTTTATAGCCAGGGCGGAGGGATATTTAAATTTATTGATCCGGTAACAGGTAAAAAAAAGTATTACTGGTACGGAGCGCATTATAAAGAGGCAGCAATATACAGGCAGGATCCTTCTGTAACGCTGCCTGGGCCTACATTTCTTTCGGTGACCTGTTATAGTTCTGTAGATCTGGTCAATTGGACATTTGAAGGCGATGTGCTTACCAGAGCGACGCTCGACAGCAATATGCGCACTACCTGGGTGGGGCGCCTGGGAGTTGCTTATATTCCTGCACTAAAGGAATATGCGTTGTTTGTACAGCACGGCAACCAGGTATTGATCACGGTTGCTGATGCACCAAACGGCCCCTTTTCCTGGTACCGGCGGATCAACATGCAGGCCATGATCGGGACCACTAATACTGGTGATCAGACGGTATTCACAGACGAAGACACTGGTAAGTCCTATCTTATATATTCTTACGGCAGGGGAAGAAACAAAATATATGTTTCAGAAATAGGGGTGAAGAACGGCCTGATTGATCTGCTGGACTGCACACAAGTGTTCAAGGGTGCAAGCAGGGAAGGCAACTGCATGTTTAAGTATAGCGGTAAGTATTATATGTGCGCTTCTAATATTTATGGCTGGGATGCTTCGGATGCTTACTATATGGTTGCTGATAATATCCGCGGCCCCTATAAGCCGGTTGATGATATGGCAGTAATGGAGGGCTGTGAACAGGATTATGCCCATGTTACACAGACCGGTTTCTTTGTAACTGTTAAGGGGAGCAAAAAGGAAACGGTAGTATACTGTGGCGATCGTTGGGCTGAATTTGCCGGTAACGGTTTGGGTTATAATCAATGGTTCCCTCTCTCTTTTAATAAGGAAACCCCTGTTTTTAACTCTTTAAGCTCCTGGAACCTGGATGCAAAAACCGGCGAGTGGACCATCGGCAGCAATAATAACTATGTGCTGAACGGCAGTTTTGAAGCAGATCGCAATCATATTCCAAGTCATGTTAAGCCTGTGCAGACCGGATTGCTGGGCTGGCATACAGTAGTCACTGAGGGGAATATCGTATCTCTTGATAGCAGCACCTCTCCGGTATTGAACTATTTCAATACGACCGCTGACCGAAAAATAGTGACGGGGGAAAAAAGTCTGAATATAACGGACAAGATTCCCTTCAAAAGAAAAGTATACCAGCTCGTTGGCTCCAGGTCAAAATTACCGGATGGGCTTTATACGCTTAGTGCCATGACAAAGGGAAGTAATGGATTTGCCCGGCTCAATATGTATGCTGATACAGGCAAGAAAGCCCGCCGGTCGGATATTCAGAACGAAAATGATACGTGGAAGCGGATTGATATCAGGCATATTGCTGTTACCGGGGGACAGGTTGAAATAGGTTTTGAGGCAGATGGCGCGGCGGATGCTTTTTGTTATGTAGATGATGTGTCGCTTACAAAAGAGTAA